The nucleotide window CCGCTACACGCCGATACGCACCTGCCGCACAAGCAGGTTCGTCAATTCCGCTTCCTGTTTTTCCGCCTTCTTTTCCATGCCTTTTCCCGTAGTGGCAGCGCTTTCGACGCGCGCCAGCAAGGTTTTATTTGTTTGTGCGATCACTTCGGCCTGTGCAGCGTGGCTGATGACCGAACCGTTTTCCGTGTCTCATACGCGGCCGCTCGCCGGGAGCGACGAGGCGGACGCGTTGCCGGCCCAGCCGATGAGCCGCGACGCCGATGCGTCGCGCGCGGCGCGAACGGCCGCTGCGTCGAGCGAGGCGGCCGTTGCGGCTGCGGCCGACACTGCATCGAGCGCGGCGCCGGCCGCGAACAGTGCAAATGGCGCAAGTGGTGCAAGTGGTGCAATAGGCGCCACCGCCGCGCCGCCGCCGATGACGGTTCGCACCGTACCCTTGCAAACGAGCTTCGACGACGCGATGCAACTGCTCGGCGTCGACGCGCGCACGGCATCGCTGCTCGAGCGTTCGTATTCTGGCGTGATCGATTTTCGCCGCGATCTGCGGCACGGCGATACGGTTAGCGTGGTGCTTGCGCCGTCTGCGGCGGGCGGGTCCAAAGAAGCCGCGAAGGGCGAGCCGCTCGCGGTGCGTGTGCAGCGCGGCGATGCTTCGCACGATCTGTTCCTGCACCGCAACCTGCAGGGCAAGCCGTTTTACTACACGAAGAGCGGCACGAGCGCGACGCCGTCGTTTGCGCGCTTTCCGGTGGCGTACACGCGCGTGTCGTCGGGCTTCGCGCTGCGGCGCCTCGACCCGGTGACGCACCGCTGGCAGAGCCACGACGGCGTCGATCTCGCGGCCCCGACGGGTACGCCCGTGCACGCGACGGCGCGCGGCACCGTCTCGTTTATCGGCCATGAGCGCGGCTACGGCCGCATCGTCGTGCTCGATAACGTGCCGCCGTATCAAACCGCGTTTGCGCACCTGTCGCGTTTCGCGAAGGGCTTGCATCGCGGCAGCCGCGTGCATCGCGGACAGGTGATCGGCTATGTCGGCTCGAGCGGATGGGCCACGGGGCCGCATCTGCATTTCGAGGTGCGGGTCGACGACGTGCCGCGCGACCCGCTCACGGTCGCCTTGCCCGGCAACGGCTCGGGGCTGCATGGCGACGAGCGCAAGCGTTTCGCCGCGCAGGCGCAGCGCCTGTCCGCGCTGCTATGAGGGGCGGCGCGCTACGTTCTGTTCCGGCTGTCCCGCCGTGGCTGCCTGTGCTGCGCGCGCCGCACATGCGGCAGCTTCTCACGGCCGTCGTGATCCTCGCGTGCCTCGTTCCCGCGCTCGCACTCGCGAAGCGCGCGGCGCCGCGGCCGGCCGTGCTGGCCCGCGCGGCGATGGTCGTCGATCTCGCGAGCGGCAGGACGCTCTACGCGAAACATGCCGACGAACGGTTGCCGATCGCGTCGCTGACCAAGCTGCTGACCGCGATGGTCGTGCTCGATTCGAAGCGCTCGCTGCTGCGTCCGGCGCGCATCACGCACGACGACGTCGACCGTCTGAAATGGTCGCGCTCGCGTCTGCCCGTGGGCTCGCTGCTGTTGCGCAAGACCATGCTGCATATCGCGCTGATGTCGTCGGAGAACCGTGCGGCGTTTGCGTTGAGCCGCGACTATGCGGGCGGGCGCGGCGGCTTCGTGCGGGCGATGAACCGCACGGCGCGGCGGCTGCATATGTCGCGCAGCCATTTCGTGGATCCGACCGGGCTCTCGCCGCGCAATGTCTCGACGGCGCGCGATCTCACGCGGCTTGCGCGCGCCGCGTATCGCTACGCGAAGATCCGCAAGTACTCGACATCGAAGGGGCAGCTTGTGCTCGGCGGCGCAGGCCCGCTCATGTATCACAACACCGACCCGCTCGTGCGCCGCGCATCGTGGCATGTCGGCCTGCAGAAGACCGGCTTTACGAACGAGGCCGGCCATTGCCTCGTCATCGTCACGCGGGTGCGCGGACGCGCGATGCTGATCGTGCTGCTCGGCGACCCGACCCCGACCGCGCACTTCCAGGATGCAATCGATCTGCGGCGCTGGCTGCTCGGCAGACCGTGGACGCACGCAACGCACAGAATGACGCGCAAACGCCGCTAGGCCGTGGCGGCAACATAGCAACACCTCGTTTCCCGTTTCTCCCCAACGGGCGGCTCCAATGAAGGGAATGAACGATCCGTGCCGCGCGTTCTATTGATTGCGCGGTTTCGGTAACGTCGGTTCGCTCGAATTCGTCCGGGACCGATGCCGATGTCATGTCGATGCTGACCGGACCGCCTTATCAGCCTTCGAGGAGCAAACGAGATCATGCAAGCCTGTACCGCGGCCCGTGCCCGCCTGTCTTCCGATTTAAACCGTTTCGACAATTTCGATATCGATCATTCACCGGCGCGCCATCCGGCGAGGCGTCGCCGCGTGTTCGCGCGCGGCACGCTCGCCGCGCTTGGCATCGGCATCGGCATCGCATTCGCGGGCACGGCTTTCGCACAACAGCCCGCTTCGGGCATCAAGGTCGAAACCCTGCTCAAGACCGAAAAATCGTGGGACGGCACGCGCTACAAGGCATATCCGTCCGGGCAGCCGCAATTGTCGGTGCTGAAGATCGAGATTCCCGCGCATTCGGTGCTGCCGTGGCACACGCATCCGATGCCGAACGCGGGCTATGTGGTGTCCGGCGAGATCACCGTTGAAAAAGAGGACGGCGAGAAACAGACGGTCAAAGCCGGGCAGGTCTTGCCCGAAACGGTGGGCAGCGTCCATCGCGGTGTAACCGGTGATAGCCCCGTTACGCTGATCGTGTTCTATGCAGGCGCCGACGGGATGCCGCTTTCCCAGCATCCGTGAAGCGGTTTCGCGAATAATAGCGGGTCCGACGGTTCCGTATCGATTGCACTCGATCGCAGATCGGTGGCTATTGCGCGGCCCGCCGGCGAGACTTTGTCTGTTACTCGTCTATAAGCGACCCTCACCGGAGAAGAAATGACTGGCAAGACGGCTCAAGCACGACCGCTCGCCGCTGCGCGCTTCGCGCTCGCGGCGGCTGCGGCACTGGCGCTGTGGCAAGCGGCACCGCGCGCAGCGCATGCGGATACGACGCTGCTCAATGTGTCGTACGACGTGGCGCGCGAACTGTACAAGGACATCGACCCGGCCTTCACCGCCGAATACAAACAGAAGACGGGCGAGACCGTCGACGTGCGCCAGTCGCACGGTGCCTCGAGCGCGCAGGCGTTGTCGGTGCTGCAGGGCCTGCCGGCCGACGTCGTGACGATGAACCAGCAGAACGATATCGATCTGCTCGCGCAGCAGGGGCATTTGCTGCCCGAGAACTGGCGTACGCGCCTGCCGCACGACAGCGCACCGTATACGACGACGATGGTGTTCCTCGTGCGCAAGGGCAATCCAAAACACATTCAGGATTGGGACGATCTGGCAAAGCCGGGCATGCAGGTTGTGATTCCGAATCCGAAGACGGCCGGCAACGGACGCTACACGTACCTGGCCGCGTGGGGATACAAGAAGCTGCACGGCGCAACCGATGCGCAGGCGCTCGACTTCGAGAAAGCGATCTTCCGCAATGTGCCCGTGCTCGATACCGGCGGACGCGGCGCGACGACAACCTTCACGCAGCGCGGCATCGGCGATGTGCTCGTGACCTTCGAAAACGAGGTGGCGCTGATCGATAGCGGCGTGGGCGGCGGCGGTTTCGATGTCGTCTATCCGTCGATGAGCATTCTGGCGGCGCCGCCCGTTGCCGTGGTCGACAAGGTGGTCGACAAGCGCGGCACGCGCAAGGAAGCGCAGGCGTTCGTCGACTTCCTGTATTCGCCTGCCGCGCAGGAAATCATGGCGAAGCATCACTTGCGGCCGACCGACGCGTCGGTGCTCGCGAAGCATGCAAACGAGTTCAAGCCGATCAAAACTTTCACGGTCGAGCAGGTATTCGGCAACTGGCAGAACGCGCAGAAGG belongs to Paraburkholderia sp. SOS3 and includes:
- a CDS encoding cupin domain-containing protein, whose protein sequence is MQACTAARARLSSDLNRFDNFDIDHSPARHPARRRRVFARGTLAALGIGIGIAFAGTAFAQQPASGIKVETLLKTEKSWDGTRYKAYPSGQPQLSVLKIEIPAHSVLPWHTHPMPNAGYVVSGEITVEKEDGEKQTVKAGQVLPETVGSVHRGVTGDSPVTLIVFYAGADGMPLSQHP
- a CDS encoding D-alanyl-D-alanine carboxypeptidase family protein, which gives rise to MRQLLTAVVILACLVPALALAKRAAPRPAVLARAAMVVDLASGRTLYAKHADERLPIASLTKLLTAMVVLDSKRSLLRPARITHDDVDRLKWSRSRLPVGSLLLRKTMLHIALMSSENRAAFALSRDYAGGRGGFVRAMNRTARRLHMSRSHFVDPTGLSPRNVSTARDLTRLARAAYRYAKIRKYSTSKGQLVLGGAGPLMYHNTDPLVRRASWHVGLQKTGFTNEAGHCLVIVTRVRGRAMLIVLLGDPTPTAHFQDAIDLRRWLLGRPWTHATHRMTRKRR
- a CDS encoding M23 family metallopeptidase, whose amino-acid sequence is MTEPFSVSHTRPLAGSDEADALPAQPMSRDADASRAARTAAASSEAAVAAAADTASSAAPAANSANGASGASGAIGATAAPPPMTVRTVPLQTSFDDAMQLLGVDARTASLLERSYSGVIDFRRDLRHGDTVSVVLAPSAAGGSKEAAKGEPLAVRVQRGDASHDLFLHRNLQGKPFYYTKSGTSATPSFARFPVAYTRVSSGFALRRLDPVTHRWQSHDGVDLAAPTGTPVHATARGTVSFIGHERGYGRIVVLDNVPPYQTAFAHLSRFAKGLHRGSRVHRGQVIGYVGSSGWATGPHLHFEVRVDDVPRDPLTVALPGNGSGLHGDERKRFAAQAQRLSALL
- a CDS encoding sulfate ABC transporter substrate-binding protein, with the translated sequence MTGKTAQARPLAAARFALAAAAALALWQAAPRAAHADTTLLNVSYDVARELYKDIDPAFTAEYKQKTGETVDVRQSHGASSAQALSVLQGLPADVVTMNQQNDIDLLAQQGHLLPENWRTRLPHDSAPYTTTMVFLVRKGNPKHIQDWDDLAKPGMQVVIPNPKTAGNGRYTYLAAWGYKKLHGATDAQALDFEKAIFRNVPVLDTGGRGATTTFTQRGIGDVLVTFENEVALIDSGVGGGGFDVVYPSMSILAAPPVAVVDKVVDKRGTRKEAQAFVDFLYSPAAQEIMAKHHLRPTDASVLAKHANEFKPIKTFTVEQVFGNWQNAQKVHFADGGTFDRIIVDRK